From Aristaeella lactis, the proteins below share one genomic window:
- the rpmF gene encoding 50S ribosomal protein L32, with protein MALPKGKISKARKHSRRANWKLTLPGIGKCPQCGQMKLSHRVCKNCGYYNGVQVVVNKDEEKNA; from the coding sequence ATGGCTCTTCCGAAGGGGAAAATCTCTAAGGCTCGCAAGCACAGCCGCCGCGCCAACTGGAAGCTCACACTGCCGGGAATCGGCAAGTGCCCGCAGTGCGGTCAGATGAAGCTGTCTCATCGCGTGTGCAAGAATTGCGGTTATTATAACGGCGTCCAGGTCGTCGTCAATAAGGACGAAGAGAAGAACGCCTGA